Proteins encoded together in one Kribbella voronezhensis window:
- the mmuM gene encoding homocysteine S-methyltransferase: MRILDGGMSNALEDRGHDLSDELWSARLLRDAPGEIAAVHRAYYEAGATFATTASYQASVSGFAKAGVPRDEAERLITSSVTIARQVRDELAVDGRQRFVAASVGPYGAVLADGSEYRGRYGVGKAFLRDFHRPRLELLVAAGPDLLAVETIPDVEEAEVLVELIDEIAFPAWVSYSVAGGRTRAGQPLEEAFAVRSTNVVAVGINCCAPEDVQQAVELAAAVSGKPVVAYPNSGEGWDAGGRRWTGDASDSTSLAPAWAAAGAEYVGGCCRVGPDDIRALARTLG; this comes from the coding sequence ATGCGCATTCTCGACGGCGGGATGTCGAACGCCCTGGAGGATCGCGGCCACGATCTGTCCGACGAGCTCTGGTCGGCGCGGTTGTTGAGGGATGCGCCGGGTGAGATCGCCGCCGTCCATCGCGCGTACTACGAAGCCGGCGCCACCTTCGCGACGACGGCGAGCTACCAGGCGAGCGTCTCGGGCTTCGCCAAGGCCGGCGTACCGCGCGACGAGGCCGAGCGGTTGATCACGTCCAGCGTGACCATCGCCCGGCAGGTCCGCGACGAGTTGGCGGTCGACGGGCGCCAGCGATTCGTGGCGGCATCGGTCGGCCCGTACGGCGCGGTGCTCGCCGACGGGTCGGAGTACCGGGGGCGGTACGGCGTGGGCAAGGCGTTCCTCCGCGATTTCCATCGGCCGCGGCTGGAGCTACTGGTTGCCGCAGGCCCTGATCTGCTGGCCGTCGAGACGATCCCGGACGTCGAGGAAGCGGAGGTGCTGGTCGAGCTGATCGACGAGATCGCCTTCCCTGCTTGGGTTTCGTACTCCGTGGCCGGTGGCCGGACTCGTGCTGGGCAGCCACTCGAGGAGGCGTTCGCTGTTCGCAGTACGAATGTTGTTGCTGTCGGCATCAACTGTTGCGCACCGGAGGACGTGCAGCAAGCGGTCGAACTCGCGGCCGCTGTGAGCGGGAAGCCGGTCGTCGCCTACCCCAACAGCGGCGAAGGATGGGATGCGGGCGGGCGGCGCTGGACCGGTGACGCCTCGGACTCGACGTCGTTGGCACCCGCCTGGGCCGCCGCCGGCGCGGAGTACGTCGGCGGCTGTTGCCGGGTGGGACCGGACGACATCCGCGCTCTCGCACGCACGCTCGGCTAG
- a CDS encoding carboxymuconolactone decarboxylase family protein yields the protein MSTSTQRRVKVASLAPDFYQAMIDLDAQSATGLDPRLADLVRIRASQLNGCAYCLDMHTLDAKHAGDSEQRLHLVGAWREARKFYSEQEQAALALTEAITLISVDHVPDDVYAVAAAAFDDKELAQLIGLIITINAWNRIGVTCRLEPGHYDPS from the coding sequence ATGAGCACATCGACACAGCGACGCGTCAAGGTCGCCTCCCTTGCCCCCGACTTCTACCAGGCCATGATCGACCTGGACGCCCAGTCCGCCACCGGCCTCGACCCGCGCCTGGCCGACCTGGTCCGGATCCGCGCTTCGCAGCTGAACGGGTGCGCCTACTGCCTCGACATGCACACGCTCGACGCCAAGCACGCCGGCGACTCCGAGCAGCGGCTGCACCTGGTCGGCGCGTGGCGCGAGGCCCGCAAGTTCTACAGCGAGCAGGAGCAGGCAGCGCTCGCCCTCACCGAGGCGATCACGCTGATCAGCGTCGACCACGTCCCCGACGACGTGTACGCCGTCGCCGCCGCGGCCTTCGACGACAAGGAACTGGCCCAGCTGATCGGCCTGATCATCACCATCAACGCCTGGAACCGCATCGGCGTCACCTGCCGCCTCGAGCCCGGCCACTACGACCCCAGCTGA
- a CDS encoding NAD(P)/FAD-dependent oxidoreductase — MRVIVVGAGVIGLSCAIRLAESGYEVAVLARDLPLETTSAVAGAICYPYLSAPVDRVAGWARASYQEFTKLAENEPSVRLRHGQEFKHAVTPDPVWTDVLTDLRRVGSPPPGFKDGWSFTAPVIEMPSYLPYLVKRLEAAGGTLTRAALSGLPTDADLVVNCTGLGARLTAGDPTVTPVRGQVLTVEQFGLTEWLMADEGPRDLVYVFPRGKDIVVGGTSQPDSWNLAVDPKTATAILDRASAFVPQLRKAKVLRHRVGLRPARPAVRCEAVRTASGERVIHCYGHGGSGVTLSWGCADEVLDLVRQG; from the coding sequence ATGCGCGTGATCGTGGTGGGTGCCGGCGTGATCGGGCTGAGCTGTGCCATCAGGCTGGCCGAGTCGGGGTACGAGGTGGCCGTGCTGGCCCGGGACCTTCCGTTGGAGACCACGTCGGCTGTGGCGGGCGCGATCTGCTATCCGTATCTGTCGGCTCCGGTGGATCGCGTCGCCGGCTGGGCGCGGGCGTCCTACCAGGAGTTCACCAAGCTGGCCGAGAACGAGCCGTCCGTGCGGTTGCGGCACGGGCAGGAGTTCAAACATGCGGTGACTCCTGATCCGGTCTGGACGGACGTGCTCACGGACCTGCGCCGGGTCGGTTCGCCGCCCCCTGGGTTCAAGGACGGCTGGTCGTTCACAGCACCCGTTATCGAGATGCCGAGCTACCTTCCCTACTTGGTGAAACGCCTCGAAGCCGCCGGCGGAACGCTGACCCGAGCGGCCTTGTCCGGTCTGCCGACCGACGCCGACCTCGTCGTCAACTGCACCGGTCTCGGGGCGCGGCTGACGGCAGGCGATCCGACCGTCACACCGGTTCGCGGCCAGGTGCTGACCGTCGAGCAGTTCGGTCTCACCGAATGGCTGATGGCCGACGAGGGTCCGCGAGACCTCGTCTACGTCTTCCCGCGCGGCAAGGACATCGTCGTCGGTGGGACCAGCCAGCCGGACAGCTGGAATCTGGCCGTCGACCCGAAGACGGCGACCGCGATTCTGGATCGCGCCTCCGCGTTCGTTCCCCAACTCCGCAAGGCGAAGGTGCTCCGGCACCGAGTCGGACTTCGCCCGGCGCGCCCCGCAGTACGGTGTGAAGCAGTTCGTACGGCGAGCGGCGAGCGGGTGATCCACTGCTACGGCCACGGCGGCTCGGGTGTCACGCTCTCGTGGGGGTGCGCCGACGAAGTACTCGACCTGGTTCGGCAAGGCTGA
- a CDS encoding PLP-dependent aminotransferase family protein, protein MEDQRANSVDAAPGTGADLHLDLANRRGRADLVEALHESIRTGRLPAGTRLPSSRSLAKDLGIARNTVADAYGQLVAEGWLTARQGSGTVVAGRAPTLAGTAKKVPPRPAPTQFRYDLTPGSPDVSTFPRTEWLAAARKALPSAPNDAFGYGDPRGRAELREKLADYLARARGVRADPERIMICSGYIQALNLLSDVLRVQGATTMSVEEFGYDLHWDVIRSRGLEPVPVPVDEYGVRADLLTGQAAFLTPAHQMPTGVPLAPDRRAAVIEWARETGALLIEDDYDGEFRYDRQPVGALQALDPERVVYTGTASKSLAPALRLAWMVLPDHLMEPVLAAKRTTDLLTATLDQLVLAEFIASGHYDRHVRRSRLHYRRRRDRLVELLAVRAPGVKVAGISAGLHVLLDVPGQAAEMVERAARQGLAIAALDRYRFVPDPDDRQAVIVGYGTPPDHAYSGALDLLCQVLAV, encoded by the coding sequence ATGGAGGATCAAAGGGCCAATTCGGTCGACGCAGCCCCCGGTACCGGCGCCGATCTGCATCTCGATCTGGCCAACCGCCGCGGCCGGGCCGACCTGGTCGAGGCACTGCACGAGTCGATCCGGACCGGCAGACTTCCGGCCGGGACCAGACTCCCCTCGTCGCGTTCACTCGCCAAGGACCTCGGCATCGCGCGCAACACGGTCGCCGACGCCTACGGCCAACTGGTCGCCGAGGGCTGGCTCACCGCCCGCCAAGGCTCGGGCACCGTCGTCGCCGGTCGCGCCCCCACCTTGGCCGGCACGGCCAAGAAGGTCCCGCCGAGGCCGGCCCCGACGCAGTTCCGGTACGACCTGACACCCGGCTCGCCGGATGTCTCCACCTTCCCGCGCACCGAATGGCTCGCCGCGGCTCGCAAAGCGTTGCCCTCGGCACCTAACGACGCCTTCGGGTACGGCGATCCGCGCGGTCGCGCCGAACTCCGCGAGAAACTCGCCGACTACCTCGCCCGGGCCCGCGGCGTACGGGCTGATCCGGAGCGGATCATGATCTGCTCCGGCTACATCCAAGCGCTGAACCTGCTGAGCGACGTACTCCGGGTGCAAGGCGCGACGACGATGTCGGTGGAGGAGTTCGGGTACGACCTGCACTGGGACGTGATCCGGTCCCGCGGGCTCGAACCCGTGCCGGTCCCGGTCGACGAGTACGGCGTACGCGCGGACCTGCTGACCGGCCAAGCCGCGTTCCTCACCCCGGCGCACCAGATGCCGACCGGCGTGCCACTCGCGCCGGACCGGCGAGCCGCGGTGATCGAATGGGCGCGCGAGACCGGCGCGCTGCTGATCGAGGACGACTACGACGGCGAGTTCCGCTACGACCGCCAACCGGTCGGCGCCTTGCAGGCCCTGGATCCCGAACGGGTCGTCTACACCGGTACGGCGAGCAAGAGCCTCGCGCCAGCACTCCGCCTGGCCTGGATGGTGCTGCCCGATCACCTGATGGAGCCGGTCCTCGCGGCCAAGCGGACCACCGATCTCCTCACCGCGACCCTCGATCAGCTGGTCCTCGCCGAATTCATTGCCTCCGGCCACTACGACCGGCACGTCCGGCGCTCGCGGCTGCACTACCGCCGGCGCCGCGACAGGCTGGTCGAGTTGCTCGCCGTCCGGGCGCCGGGCGTCAAGGTGGCCGGGATCTCGGCCGGCCTGCACGTGCTCCTCGACGTACCGGGTCAGGCGGCCGAGATGGTCGAGCGCGCGGCCAGGCAAGGGCTCGCGATCGCCGCCCTCGACCGGTATCGCTTCGTCCCCGATCCCGACGACCGGCAGGCGGTCATCGTCGGCTACGGCACCCCGCCCGACCACGCCTACAGCGGCGCCCTCGACCTGCTCTGTCAGGTCCTCGCCGTCTAG